Proteins encoded in a region of the Diabrotica undecimpunctata isolate CICGRU chromosome 10, icDiaUnde3, whole genome shotgun sequence genome:
- the LOC140452131 gene encoding uncharacterized protein, producing MKTTLVLTLLFCVVLTVFAQRTREPEPEPTDDPEPEFDCDNCILFTTVIKDLVEDRVPLDEVERDADTLCGVLPGDLREYCEHNLLPKVDRIYGQLHEHTPEEVCENLDLC from the exons ATGAAGACTACATTGGTTTTGACTCTCTTGTTCTGCGTCG TTCTGACCGTATTCGCCCAAAGAACCCGTGAGCCTGAACCTGAGCCTACCGATGATCCTGAGCCTGA ATTTGATTGCGACAACTGTATATTATTTACCACTGTTATCAAGGATTTAGTAGAAGACAGAGTACCCTTG GACGAAGTTGAAAGAGACGCAGACACATTATGCGGTGTTTTACCAGGTGACTTGAGAGAATATTGTGAACATAATTTGCTCCCAAAAGTTGACAGAATCTATGGCCAGCTCCACGAACATACTCCTGAGGAAGTATGCGAAAATTTGGACTTGTGTTGA